One window of Salmo salar chromosome ssa11, Ssal_v3.1, whole genome shotgun sequence genomic DNA carries:
- the liph gene encoding Lipase member H precursor: MMIFWWFLALLLGSVEIYRAHECDVFTYLDFYHALIGTSLYVKLLLYTRANLTCGQELSHHNLSAQPQFNLTKPTTFVVHGYRPTGAPPNWLNNIIEQLLARGDMNVLVVDWNRGAANINYLKVVTYSRHTADNLTAFIQNMQENGASLSSIHMIGLSLGAHITGFVGAKFNGKIGRITAVDPAGPQFNGKPPEDRLDPTDAQFVDVVHTDMDAFGFRKPLGHIDFYANGGADQPGCPLTILSGSSYFKCDHQRSVLLYLGSLNRTCNIRAFPCTSYTDFLDGLCMDCDQFKPAGCPVFGYDIIEWKESLVPLRQTKAFFTTNKQTPYCQTNYWVDIVTWNSDTRWGYITIKLHNGSEVTEATINHKASSFNKYSETRLLAQFEKDLQKVHKISIKFSRVNVFKPKYKLRVLRIRLTHLERKDRPLCRYDVLLEDNREVTFRSIPCEESNF; the protein is encoded by the exons ATGATGATCTTTTGGTGGTTCCTGGCACTGCTGCTGGGATCTGTTGAAATATATAGAG CCCATGAATGTGATGTGTTCACTTATCTGGACTTTTATCACGCTTTAATTGGAACCAGTCTGTATGTGAAGCTGTTGCTGTACACCAGAGCTAATCTGACCTGTGGTCAGGAGCTGTCCCACCATAACCTGTCGGCCCAGCCCCAGTTCAACCTCACCAAGCCCACCACTTTTGTAGTTCATGGCTACCGTCCTACGGGCGCTCCGCCCAACTGGTTGAATAACATCATAGAGCAGCTGTTGGCCCGCGGAGACATGAATGTCCTGGTGGTGGACTGGAACCGCGGAGCTGCCAATATCAACTACCTGAAAGTTGTGACCTACTCACGACATACAGCGGACAACCTCACTGCCTTCATCCAAAACATGCAG GAGAATGGTGCCTCTCTTAGTTCCATCCATATGATTGGGCTCAGTCTAGGAGCTCACATCACAGGCTTTGTTGGAGCCAAGTTCAATGGCAAAATTGGGAGGATCACAG CTGTAGATCCAGCGGGGCCGCAGTTCAACGGGAAACCCCCTGAGGATCGTCTGGACCCTACAGATGCACAGTTTGTGGACGTTGTGCACACAGACATGGATG CATTTGGTTTCAGGAAGCCTTTGGGCCACATTGATTTCTATGCTAACGGTGGAGCCGACCAGCCTGGCTGTCCACTGACCATCTTATCAG GGTCCAGCTATTTTAAGTGTGACCACCAGAGATCAGTACTCCTCTATCTGGGTTCCTTGAACCGGACCTGTAACATCAGGGCCTTCCCCTGCACCTCCTACACTGACTTCCTGGACGGACTTTGCATGGACTGTGATCAATTCAAACCTGCCGGATGCCCTGTATTTG GTTATGACATCATAGAGTGGAAGGAGTCTCTGGTGCCTCTGCGGCAAACCAAGGCTTTCTTCACCACCAATAAACAGACACCATACTGCC AGACAAACTATTGGGTGGACATTGTAACATGGAACAGTGATACTCGCTGGGGCTACATCACCATAAAACTGCACAATGGTAGTGAGGTGACAGAGGCAACAATAAACCA TAAAGCATCCAGTTTTAATAAGTACTCAGAGACCCGATTACTGGCCCAGTTTGAAAAAGACCTTCAGAAAGTCCACAAGATCTCAATCAAATTCTCCAGGGTGAATGTATTTAAACCTAAGTACAAACTACGGGTGCTCCGAATCCGTCTCACACACCTGGAGCGCAAAGACAG GCCTCTCTGCCGCTATGACGTTCTCCTGGAGGACAACAGAGAGGTGACCTTCAGATCCATCCCCTGTGAGGAGTCCAACTTCTGA